One Urechidicola croceus genomic window, TAGAAGAAAAAATAAAAATCAAATGAAAAAATTACTCCTATTGACTGTTATTTTATTGTCAATGAATTCAATGGCTCAAAAAAAGGCAAAAGTACATTCAATTAATGGTGTTGAGGTTTATATCTTAGCTGAACCTGTTCGTGAATATGAAACTGTAAATACAGCGAAAAATGGTGTTAAAATACTTAGTGGATTTACTGGTGGATTAATAAATGAAAGTATTTCCACAAAAGTTTCAAAATTTATAAAAAGGTTGTTGGAAGATGCACATGAAAGTGGTGTTGAATTTGATGCGATTATGTATACTAGTGGAAAAACCATGACTGCAATCAAATTCACTGATGTTTCTACTCCAGAAACAAAAGGTATTGCAACAATCCATAGGGTTGATGGTGTCCCGTTTTATGTTATGAGCGAACCTTTAAATACAGATTATAGAGTAGCAGATAAACTTGGGAAAGGAATAAAATGGAAAAGTTTAGTTACTGGAGGATTACTTAACAACAGCATCGAAGAAGATTTATTGAAATTTGCAAAGCAGGTAGATGGTAAATATAAAAGAGGAAAGATTGATGCAGTAGTTTATAGTAATGGAAAAAAAGCAATTGCTATAAAATTTGAATAAAGAAAATAGAGTAATTGTGTTACTCGAAATTATAAAACAAAGGCTCCGAATTTCGGAGCCTTTGTTAGTTTTATAGTATAAGTGTTATTTAGGATTTAAAATAGTTTCAATCCTTTCAACAATATCTTGTAAATGATATCTTGTGATTGTGTTTGGAGCAGAAGTTGAAACTCTTCTAGCATCACGTTGAATTCTTTTTAACTCACCTCTTATAACTGGAATAATATCAGAACGATTCACAGTTACAGCAGTCGTTTTTACATAACTAGATGTACTCGTTTTCTTAACATCTTCAGAATTCAATAATTCAGCAAGTCTTTCAACATGTGCTCTTTGTAGGTTTCTTCTATAAGTGTCAATACTTCTTCCATTTCTCAATTCAGACCAAATACCATTTCGTAAATCATTCATCATTGAAACAAGAGTGTAGGCTTCTGAACCATTTAAAGTTTCATTTTCTACCATTCTTGTCATTCTGCTTAAATTAAGAATATTATTTAAAGTTCTTGTTTGCAGTCTACCAATTCTTTCAGTAATTCCAGAAAATTCTGTTTTCCCAATAATATCTTTATCAATCAACCATGTAGGAGTTTGAAAAAGTTCATTATTTACAAATTTCAAACAATTTTTTTGATGATTTTTGTCAACATGAGAATAAACTGCACCTTCTTGATCAGAAGTTTTATAATATTCATAAACTCCTCCAACATTAGATGAAACATGTCCCATATAACGATTGAATTGTGAAACTACATGACCATACATTTCATTCAAATCATCATAATTCTCTCCTTTTTTGGTAGTCCATTTAATTAAGTTTGGAACAATACGTTTTAAGTTAGCAATACCATAAGTACTAGCTTTAATTGCATCATCACCTAAATCTTCAGTTTGAGAACTTGGGTCAACAACACCACGAACTTGTTGATGTCCGAATCTATATAAAGGATCACCAGCATGAGTTAAAATCCAATTATCTAAGGTTTCTTTTTCATCTTCAACATCTAAAATTGGTTTGTATCCCCAAGAAATTGCATACTTATCATAAGTACCAATATCTGGCATTAAAGCAACACCATCATCTCCTGGTTGTGCAATATAATTGAAACGCGCATAATCCATAATAGAAGGTGCAGTTCCATATTTTTGTGTAAATGTTGCAGAACGTAATGAATCTACTGGATATGCAACACTACTTCCCATATTGTGTGGTAAACCAAGTGTGTGACCAACTTCGTGAGCAGAAACAAAACGAATCAATCGACCCATAACTTCATCATCAAATTCTGGACTTTGAGCATTTGGGTTAATGGCGGCAGTTTGTACAAAGAACCATCCTCTTAATAAACTCATTACATTATGATACCAATTAATATCTGACTCTAAAATTTCACCAGAACGAGGATCGCTTACGTGAGGTCCATTTGCATTTGGAATTGGAGATGCTAAATAACGAACAACAGAATAACGAACATCTTCAGGGCTCCAATCTGGATCTTCTTCAACTGTTGGAGGATCTTTGGCAATGATGGCATTTTTAAATCCTGCTGCTTCAAAAGCAACTTGCCAATCTTCAATTCCTTGTTTTAAATATGTTCTCCATTTTTCTGGAGTTGCTCTATCAATATAATATACGATTTGCTTTTTTGGTTCAACTAATTCTCCGTTTTTGAATTTCTCAATATCTTCATCTTTCACTTCCAATCTCCAACGATCTAAAAAACGAACAGTTTCACTTTTTTGAGCCTCTTGACCATAATCAATCTGTCCTCGAGAAAACCATCCTACTCTTTCGTCAAACATTCTTTTTTTCATTGGAACTTCAGGAAGTAAAATCATAGAATTACTCATTTCAACAGATATAGTTCCAGTACTTTCATTAGATGGAGGATCTCCAGCGCTATAAGTTTTTACATGTCGTGATTCAATATTCTTTGGATAACTTTTAATTTTTTCAATAAAAGATTTGTCACTATCTAATCTGGTAATTTTATATTGTTTTCTTCTCCATGTTGGGAAACCAATTGCTTTTACATCCTTTTCAAATAAATCAGTTACATCAATTACCGTAGCAGTTGAATCTTTGCTAAAAGCTTTTATTGGAAATGTGAATAAAACAGGTTCAAAATTTGAGTTTACCACAGCTTCATGAACTGGAAGAGAATCGGCAGCAACTACTGAGTGTGAAACTACTCTTAATACAATTTTCTTGTCCTTTTTTTGCCATCTTAGAACTTGTGTATTTTGTTTTCCACCACCAAATCCTATTCCGCTAGCGGTTTTAGCGATTCTTGTAACCATGAGCATTTCTCGCTCTAATAAAGAATCGGGAATTTCATAGAAATATTTTTCATCTATTTGATGAACTTTAAATAATCCATCATCTGTTATAGCATCTTTAGTAATTACCTTATCGTAAGGTTGAATATCACCTTTCTTAGGTTTTTCTTCAGGTGGTTTAGGTGTTTCGACTTTGTCTTTTTTCTTTTTTTTCTTTTTCTGAGCCTCTGCAGTTGTAGTAATACCAATTACTAAAAACAATGTTAGTAAACTGGTTAGTAGTTTTTTAGTCATTTGTGTTTAAAAGTTTGAATGTTATTTTGCTAAATAAGCAACGAATTTATCAAATTCTAATTCAAAACCTCTAAAAGTTATGTTAAAGAAAAAGGAACTCAATATAAAGCTCCTTTTTTTGAATTTTATGTAAAAAACTAATTTAAACTAGTTCAACAATTAAACCATCATCTGTTTTAACAACTTTAGCAATATTACTTTTAGTTAAACCTTTAATAGTTTTATCCCATTTTTTATTACTTAATCCTGATTGAGATTTTAATTCATTTAAATCAATAGGAGAATTAGATTTTAGTATGTTAAAAACAGTCTTCTCATCATCAGTCATTGAAACAGCTTTCCTTTCAGGTTTCATTTGTGGAAATAGTAATACTTCTTGAATAGATTGATTGTTTGTTAAAAACATAATTAATCTATCCATACCTATTCCTAAACCAGAAGTTGGAGGCATTCCATATTCTAAAGCACGTAAAAAGTCTTCGTCAATGAATTCAGTTGCTTCATCATCACCTTTTTCTGATAATTTTAGTTGTGCTTCAAAACGTTCTCTTTGATCAATTGGATCATTTAATTCAGAATAAGCATTTGCAATTTCTTTTCCGCATACCATTAATTCAAAACGTTCAGTTAATTCTGGATTATCACGATGTTCCTTACACAGCGGACTCATTTCTTTTGGGTAATCTGTAATAAATGTAGGTTGGATATAATTACCTTCACATTTTTCACCGAAAATCTCATCAATCAATTTTCCTTTCCCCATCGTATCATCGACATCAATACCCATTGATTTTGCGGCATCAAATAATTCAGATTCAGATTTTCCATTAATATCAAAATCAGTAAAATCAATAATTGCTTGACGCATAGTAACCCGCTTATAAGGTGCTTTGAAGTTTATTTTATGTTCTCCAAAAGTAGCTTCAGAAGTCCCGTTTACTTCTATAGCACAATGTTCGAGTAATTTTTCAGTAAAATCCATCATCCAATTATAATCTTTGTAAGCTACATAGATTTCCATGGCTGTAAATTCCGGATTGTGAGTTCTATCCATTCCTTCATTTCTGAAATTTTTTGAAAACTCATATACACCATCAAAACCACCAACAATTAATCTTTTAAGATACAATTCATTTGCAATTCTCATATATAATGGAATGTCTAACGAGTTGTGATGTGTAATAAATGGGCGAGCAGCTGCTCCTCCAGGAATAGCTTGTAAGATTGGTGTTTCAACTTCAAAATATCCAGCATGGTTGAAAAAGCTACGCATTGCTGTAAATAATTTTGTACGTTTTATAAACACTTCTTTGATATGTGGATTTACTACTAAATCAACATAGCGTTGACGATAGCGCATCTCAGCATCAGTAAAAGCATCATATGTAACTCCATCCTTTACTTTTGGTAATGGTAATGGCTTTAAAGCTTTTGCTAATAGTTTAAATTCTTTTACACGAACTGAAATTTCACCAACTTTAGTTGTGAATAATTCACCTTCAATACCGATGAAATCTCCTAAATCTAATAATTTTTTATAAACTTCATTGTACATTTTTTTATCTTCACCAGTACATATTTCATCTCGATTGAAATAAATTTGTATACGACCTTCAGAATCTTGTAATTGTGCAAAAGAGGCTTTTCCTTGAATGTTTTTAGCCATTAAGCGACCAGCAATAATTACTTTTTTGCCTTCCTCATACTGTTTTTTTATCTGTTTCGAATTACTATTCAACGGAAATAAATCCGCAGGATATGGGTTGATTCCCAAGGCACGTAGTCGCTCTAGTTTTTCTCTTCTTACTAATTCTAATTCAGATAATTGCATGTTGTACTTTTATATAATGACTAATTTATAAGTTTGCAAAGATACAATCAATTCAATTAAAATAAAGACTCTACTAAAAAAAATCATTTTAAACCTAATTGATTATAATTAAATGGTCTATTTTATTTAAAACCTCAATAAAACCGGTTAATTTTCAGGTAAATAATTGATTTATTAAAATATATTATTAAAAATTACGAATAATTAAAAAAAAGATATACATTTACAGTCTGTATGTAAAAATACAGATTAGTTGTGTTGTTTGACGTTGAAAAACGTCTTTAGGTTTTGTAAACCAATGGAAAGCTTCCCGAATTTCGGGACGCTTTTTTTATTTTACACTAAATTTTATTGGTTAAAAGTGAAGAATACATCTTTGTAATCCCAAAATTTTGCAATATATAGTCCTGCAAATATGATGCTTACTAAAAATTTTAATCCAGTAGAAAGCATAAACCCCACAAATGATCCAAAAGCAGCTTTGGTAGCTCTTTTACCATCTGTACTATCATGAATCATTTCGCCAATAAATGCTCCAATAAAAGGACCTATGATAATTCCCAATGGCCCCATGAAAATAAGTCCAACTATTAAACCTAGCATTGTACCCCAAATTCCATATTTACTACCGCCAAATTTTTTAGTTCCCCATGCAGGAATTATATAGTCAAGTCCCCAAATAAGAACAGAAATCCCAAGTGTTATACCAAGAAAAGTCCAATCTAATGGAATTATTTTTGTTAAGTGAAGTAATAATAAACCTATCCAGCCTGTAATAGGACCTGGTAGAACAGGTAAAAAGGATCCAATGATTCCTAAGAAAATGAAAAAGAACCCTAATAAAAGTAAGAAAATATCCATATGTAATTTTTGTATTTATTGTTAATACATGCAATATAGCAATAACCGTGCAAAATATTTTTCATGAAATGTCAGTAAAATAATTGTATTTTTAAAATCTAAATTCTAAAAAATGAAAACCTCAAATTATAGAGTATTTATTGCATTAATAGTGTGTGTATTGTTTACAATCACGAATTACAGTCAAGTTTTAAGTATTGATGATAATGTTAAAAAAGGTAATATTCCTTTTTCGATAATAGAAAAAGTACCAGTTTTTCCTGGTTGTACTGGGAATGAACAGTCAAAAAGAGATTGTCTTAATATGAGTATGAAAAAACATGTTGCTGAAAAGTTTAATATGAAAGTGGTTCCTACAAATGAATTGAGTAAAGGTCAACAAAAAATTTATGTTCAGTTTATGATAACCACTAAAGGAAAAGTGAAGATTATTGGAGTAAGGGCACCACATAAAAAATTAAAAAAAGAAGCCAAAAAAGTGGTGAAAAAATTACCAAAAATGATACCAGGAGAACAAAAAGGCAAGTCGGTAAATGTTACCTATATGTTACCTATAGTATTTGAAGTACAATAAAAATTAAAGTGAATTTTTACAGTATATATAAAACCGAAGTTTTGCACTTCGGTTTTTTTATTTGACATTGTTGACTCAAAGAAAATATTGTATTTTCACATCCTCATAAAAACATCACTAACTAAAAAGAATATATAATGAAATTTCCTAAAAATTTTGTTTGGGGTTCGGCAACCTCATCTTATCAAGTAGAAGGAGCGTGGAATACTGATGGTCGTGGGCCTTCAATTTGGGATGCCTTTTGCCAAATTCCTGGAAAAGTACATAACAATGAAACAGGTAATATTGCCTGTGATCATTATCATAAAATAAAAGAAGATGTAGCCTTGATGAAGGATATGGGATTAAAAGCGTATCGTTTTTCAATCTCTTGGTCTCGAATTATGCCACAAGGAAGAGGGGAAGTAAATGAAAAAGGGATTCAATTTTATTCTGATTTAATAGATGAACTTTTAGCAAATGATATTCAACCTTGGGTAACTTTGTATCATTGGGATTTGCCGTTAGCATTACAACTTGAAATGGATGGTTGGTTAAATAAAAATATCTCTGATGTTTTTACTGATTATGCTGAGTTGTGCTTTGAACGTTTTGGAGATAGAGTAAAAAATTGGATTACTTTTAATGAAGCATGGGTAGTTGCTATTTTAGGCTATGGTCAAGGGGTTTTTGCACCAGGTCGAATTTCAAATTCTGAACCTTATTTAGCAGGGCATCATATCTTAATTTCACATGCGAAATCTGTAAAATTATACAGAGAAAAATATCAGTCTATACAAAATGGTAAGATTGGAATTACCAATAATTGTGATTGGAGAGAACCATTAACGCATAAGCCTGAAGATAAAGAAGCAGCCAAAAGAGCTTTAGAATTTTTTGTATCATGGTTTGCTGATCCAATTTATTTCGGACACTATCCAAAAAGTATGGTTGATAGGTTAGGAGATAGATTACCTAAGTTTACCGAAGAAGAAAAGCAAATGTTAATTGGTTCGACCGATTTTTTTGGTTTGAATCATTATACAACTATGATAGCTGCTAATGCTGATGAAGTTGTGCAAGGATCTGTTTATGGAAATGGTGGTTTAAGTGAAGATCAAGATGTAAACTTATCTATGGATCCTAGTTGGGAATTAACAGAAATGAAATGGGCTGTTGTTCCTTGGGGATGTCGTAAATTATTGGAGTGGATTTCTGAGCGTTACGATTATCCGGATATTGTAATAACTGAAAATGGCTGTGCTTATGACGATAAGTTGGTCAATGGCGAAGTGAACGATCAAAAAAGAGTTGAGTTTTTTGAAGGATATTTAAATGCTTGTTCAGAAGCTATTGAAAATGGTGTGAACTTAACAGGATATTTTATTTGGTCATTTATGGATAATTTTGAGTGGGCGAGTGGTTATGATAAACGTTTCGGAATACATTATGTTGATTTTGAAACTTTAGAAAGGACTCCAAAAGCATCAGCTAAATATTTAGGCAAGTTGATTAAAAGTTTGAGTTAATATTATGAAAAATATAATAGTAATATTTACTTTACTAGTTTTATTTACTTCATGTAGTGCAAAAAAATAAACCCTACGCAAAAATATACTCCAGAACAAATTGTATTTTTGAACGAAAGAGGGAGTTTAGAATTAGGTAAAACAATAGATGATTTTATTGAGGAACTGAATGAAAAAAAAGGAATTAATAATGATAGTTTAAGCGATGCTAAAGAGTTAGCAACACTTACTAAATCTCCAGTGTATTTTGGATGTAATGAAAATCAATCAGAAGAGAAAATTAGAAGTTGTTTAAATGATAGTTTTAAAAAGCATGTAGCGCAAAAAATGGATATAGAAACATATGCTGAAGTTTTACCTACAGGTTTACATAAAACATATTGCTTTTTTAAGATATCAATAAAAGGAAAAGTAACTGATATTAAAGCTTATGGTCATTATAAAAGAGTTGAAGAAGAAGTTGTAAGAATTATCAATTTAGTTCCTCAGTTAAAACCTGGAGAAGTTGATGGGAAGAAAGTAAATGTTACATATGCTTTACCAATTTTGTTTTCTATTGAGTAGAATTCAAAATTAATTGTATTTTAACAAGTCAATAATTACTGATGTTAAAACGTATTTTAATAATTTGTTGTTGTGGAATTTTTCTGAGTTCTTGCGAATTTTTTCGCAAGAAAGAAATCCCATTAGAATCAGTTGTAGATACAATTATTGATTATAAATCTGTAGATGTATTTCCTCTCTTTCCTTCGTGCGATAGCATTCCTAATCAACAAGATCAGAAATTATGTTCTCAAATTAAATTATCTCAACATATTTATGCATCGTTATTATCAAATGAGATTATGACAACTCGAAGAATAAATGATACTATTCTAGTAAAGTTAAATATTGATATTAGTGGAAAAGTGAGATTAGTTAGTATTAAATCTTCAGATTTAATTAATAAACAAATACCAAAATTGGATAGTTTAATTGAAAAAGGAATTGAAGAACTACCTTATTTAAAGCCAGCAATTAAAAGAGACTTTCCTGTAATTACAGAATTCACGTTACCAATAATTGTTAAAAGTTAAATTAATTTGCCATTCTGTATTAAAAGGATGACAAATTAATTGAATGTATTTAGTCATTAAGCATTTTCCAAAGAGTATCTTTTAATTCTGTTAAGCCCTTTTCAGCAACAGAAGAAATAAATAATGATGGAATATCTTTAGGTAATTCTTTTTTAATTTCAGCTTCTAATTCTTCATCCAACATGTCAGATTTTGAAATAGCCAATAGACGTTTCTTGTCTAACAATTCTGGATTATGTTGTTTTAGTTCGTTTAATAGAATTTTGTATTCTTTTTGAATATCATCACTATCAGCAGGAATTAAAAATAGCAAAGTAGAATTTCGTTCAATATGTCTTAAAAAGCGGTGTCCTAAACCTTTTCCTTCATGTGCACCTT contains:
- a CDS encoding energy transducer TonB, which gives rise to MKTSNYRVFIALIVCVLFTITNYSQVLSIDDNVKKGNIPFSIIEKVPVFPGCTGNEQSKRDCLNMSMKKHVAEKFNMKVVPTNELSKGQQKIYVQFMITTKGKVKIIGVRAPHKKLKKEAKKVVKKLPKMIPGEQKGKSVNVTYMLPIVFEVQ
- the lysS gene encoding lysine--tRNA ligase, producing MQLSELELVRREKLERLRALGINPYPADLFPLNSNSKQIKKQYEEGKKVIIAGRLMAKNIQGKASFAQLQDSEGRIQIYFNRDEICTGEDKKMYNEVYKKLLDLGDFIGIEGELFTTKVGEISVRVKEFKLLAKALKPLPLPKVKDGVTYDAFTDAEMRYRQRYVDLVVNPHIKEVFIKRTKLFTAMRSFFNHAGYFEVETPILQAIPGGAAARPFITHHNSLDIPLYMRIANELYLKRLIVGGFDGVYEFSKNFRNEGMDRTHNPEFTAMEIYVAYKDYNWMMDFTEKLLEHCAIEVNGTSEATFGEHKINFKAPYKRVTMRQAIIDFTDFDINGKSESELFDAAKSMGIDVDDTMGKGKLIDEIFGEKCEGNYIQPTFITDYPKEMSPLCKEHRDNPELTERFELMVCGKEIANAYSELNDPIDQRERFEAQLKLSEKGDDEATEFIDEDFLRALEYGMPPTSGLGIGMDRLIMFLTNNQSIQEVLLFPQMKPERKAVSMTDDEKTVFNILKSNSPIDLNELKSQSGLSNKKWDKTIKGLTKSNIAKVVKTDDGLIVELV
- a CDS encoding zinc-dependent metalloprotease, with translation MTKKLLTSLLTLFLVIGITTTAEAQKKKKKKKDKVETPKPPEEKPKKGDIQPYDKVITKDAITDDGLFKVHQIDEKYFYEIPDSLLEREMLMVTRIAKTASGIGFGGGKQNTQVLRWQKKDKKIVLRVVSHSVVAADSLPVHEAVVNSNFEPVLFTFPIKAFSKDSTATVIDVTDLFEKDVKAIGFPTWRRKQYKITRLDSDKSFIEKIKSYPKNIESRHVKTYSAGDPPSNESTGTISVEMSNSMILLPEVPMKKRMFDERVGWFSRGQIDYGQEAQKSETVRFLDRWRLEVKDEDIEKFKNGELVEPKKQIVYYIDRATPEKWRTYLKQGIEDWQVAFEAAGFKNAIIAKDPPTVEEDPDWSPEDVRYSVVRYLASPIPNANGPHVSDPRSGEILESDINWYHNVMSLLRGWFFVQTAAINPNAQSPEFDDEVMGRLIRFVSAHEVGHTLGLPHNMGSSVAYPVDSLRSATFTQKYGTAPSIMDYARFNYIAQPGDDGVALMPDIGTYDKYAISWGYKPILDVEDEKETLDNWILTHAGDPLYRFGHQQVRGVVDPSSQTEDLGDDAIKASTYGIANLKRIVPNLIKWTTKKGENYDDLNEMYGHVVSQFNRYMGHVSSNVGGVYEYYKTSDQEGAVYSHVDKNHQKNCLKFVNNELFQTPTWLIDKDIIGKTEFSGITERIGRLQTRTLNNILNLSRMTRMVENETLNGSEAYTLVSMMNDLRNGIWSELRNGRSIDTYRRNLQRAHVERLAELLNSEDVKKTSTSSYVKTTAVTVNRSDIIPVIRGELKRIQRDARRVSTSAPNTITRYHLQDIVERIETILNPK
- a CDS encoding GH1 family beta-glucosidase — translated: MKFPKNFVWGSATSSYQVEGAWNTDGRGPSIWDAFCQIPGKVHNNETGNIACDHYHKIKEDVALMKDMGLKAYRFSISWSRIMPQGRGEVNEKGIQFYSDLIDELLANDIQPWVTLYHWDLPLALQLEMDGWLNKNISDVFTDYAELCFERFGDRVKNWITFNEAWVVAILGYGQGVFAPGRISNSEPYLAGHHILISHAKSVKLYREKYQSIQNGKIGITNNCDWREPLTHKPEDKEAAKRALEFFVSWFADPIYFGHYPKSMVDRLGDRLPKFTEEEKQMLIGSTDFFGLNHYTTMIAANADEVVQGSVYGNGGLSEDQDVNLSMDPSWELTEMKWAVVPWGCRKLLEWISERYDYPDIVITENGCAYDDKLVNGEVNDQKRVEFFEGYLNACSEAIENGVNLTGYFIWSFMDNFEWASGYDKRFGIHYVDFETLERTPKASAKYLGKLIKSLS
- a CDS encoding DUF456 domain-containing protein; translated protein: MDIFLLLLGFFFIFLGIIGSFLPVLPGPITGWIGLLLLHLTKIIPLDWTFLGITLGISVLIWGLDYIIPAWGTKKFGGSKYGIWGTMLGLIVGLIFMGPLGIIIGPFIGAFIGEMIHDSTDGKRATKAAFGSFVGFMLSTGLKFLVSIIFAGLYIAKFWDYKDVFFTFNQ
- a CDS encoding energy transducer TonB, whose protein sequence is MNERGSLELGKTIDDFIEELNEKKGINNDSLSDAKELATLTKSPVYFGCNENQSEEKIRSCLNDSFKKHVAQKMDIETYAEVLPTGLHKTYCFFKISIKGKVTDIKAYGHYKRVEEEVVRIINLVPQLKPGEVDGKKVNVTYALPILFSIE